AATTCAGGTTTAGATATTTCCAATTTGTCTCAGGTGGTTTTTCCTCCCTCAAGTTATTAGTGTcaagtttctttttgtctcaggGGTTCTAACTATGCCTTACTAGCACCCTTATTATATCTAGTTAAAACTagataagcacacacacacacacacacacacacacacacacacacacacacacacacaaatcagggGTTTATTATGAAAACCCCATAATACACAGTGAATGTTCCAtggttcttatagttttcttttctagacaaaggaaacaaaaatgtgcaagcttttgattttaaacttcaaatagaACTGTTAAAATTGTTCTTTCACACTAACTTGTATTAGGAGGTTATTAGTATTTTTACTTTGGAggccattcctttttaaaaatcaaatttgattatatctctccaagaatttatcagcAAATATAACTTCAGTTCACTCAAAGCAagacttaaacatatatatatttttactgataTAGCTTTTGTTGGCTTAGATTCAGTGCTTAATCTTAAGGTGATGGGAGTGGATGGAGGATAGAAAGACACTAtacaagtaaaaaggaaaactgataccTAGGTTATTTTTCAGCAAATGCATTCAATACTGAGGATCATTCATTCCAGTGCATCAGAGgcaatatttactaatttttcttgaCCTAGAAATGACACGtgcaatattttatatctctaaaGCTCTCCAGTTTCATGGCATGATGGTCAAGAGTGAGAGCTCTGGAAGCAGATTGTTTGGGTTAGAATACCAGCTCCATTAATTgtcttgtgcaagttacttaacaagacttgcctttgtttcttcaactataaaatgggaaaaataatagttacCAACATCAGAGGGTTGGTGGGAGGTCTGAATGAGTTGGAATTGTTAAAAGCTTAaaatactgcctggcacatagtaagtacttaattattattatcagtatttatatttatgcacTGGTGTCCATTcctatttatcaaaactcattggATGAGCCCCTCttctatgccaggcacagtgacAGACACCTCAGTTGCTAAAACAAATCACCCATCATCTCTGCCCCCAAGAGCTTACAgccaagtagaaagaaaaagacttgatGCTGTGACGCCAAGTTGTAAATCTGTATCAAATTCAGGGAGTCCCCGAatttagaggagaaaataaattacctctttatgtacattaacctctaactgaaatttagcatttccttcaactACTAATATAGGTGACAAATCACAGTACTGTTAGCAATGCCTGTGGCTTTGTTTCCAAGAGaagttacagatattttcatatcacattacacTTCTTGCAggtatctcaaaatattatttgcccTCATCACTGCTTTGAAATTATGATAGTCATAAGACTGACCTGCTGCTAGATCttatttagtaaatttaaaaagaagcaccTATATTAACACATCACAACTTTGTTGGTTTCCCTTATAAtccaatacattttatatttgtgcatTTACAAAAGAAGTTTTCATAGGCTCCATCAGACTGCCAAAGGGGTCCATGgaacaagaaaggttaaaaatcccAGCACAGAAGTCTCTGTAAGGCCAAGTGGGGACACTGATGAAAAAGGGCACAATAGGAAggagtataaaatgatttttttgggtAAGAGAAGCTAAGtggtcttcagtttttaaaacatacttaaaaacCATCAACTTGAGATACTAAGGGTAACTTTATGCTGATTGCAAAAGTGCatagaaattgaattttaaaaacctgggtccagggacttccctggtggtccagggaagtggttaagactccgtgctcccaatgcagggggcagggaactaagatcccctttGCTGctgggtgcagccaaaaaaaaaaaaacacaaaaaacaaaaaacaaaaaaaaacctgggtccaactcacagctctgccactaaatgagcaaatcacttaacgtctctgagactattttctcttctgtaaaatgaaactaGTGCCAATTTCATAGGATCATTATGACAAAGTGAGGTAATATACATAAAAGCATACTCACAACTATAAAGGTCAAAATGAttgctcttcttctttccttgcaTGTATATCTAGTCCTGTGctaggaaatataaaagaaatgaacaggggCCTTTGCCTTTTAGGAGTTTACCAATTCCAAATATGCATgaaggcagaaacaaaggaaaccctGGAAAGCAATTCAAATTCAGTGTGAGTTAGGGGACTAAACATACACCTGTCTTTGACAGTGAATTGGCATCGAAAGTCTCAAAAACTGTTGCCACACCaaccttaaaaataacaacacaaaataaataagctggccACAGAAGTTACCAATACTGAGGTGATATACAGACATTTTACCTATAGGACAGAGTCTGATTAAGAGTACTGTAATGTAACCAAGAAAACCCCTCAATTAATTCTAATCTGTCCGAGggtataaggattttttttagtgTTCTACAAAGCAGACTACAAAAAGGGAGAATTTGTTACTATGCCCCTCCCATGGAATGGATGGCTTTGATTCTCATGACCAGTACTGGTAAGCGACTGTACGTTAAAACCATGTCCATGCTGAAGCCTAGAACGCTACCATGGCATTCCTAAAGGAAATACCCTTTAAGAACATCCCAACTCCTTTGGCCGCATTTTTCTGTTCATCAAAGATTTATAACCTGTGACTCGGTCTTTTTCTTTGACTGTACCTGTATCTCCACCCTCCCGTCATCCCAAAGAACCCTGTATAAATGACAAAGACTGGTAATTCTGCCAGTTACATTTACTGTTAATTCATAAATGAGCATTCTGGTTTATAATTTGATATCTTGCGATTTGCTTAGTGTGCTTTAGTTCTCCAGACCCTGACTGAATTGATGAAACTTCATTTTCTAACCCTGTAAAGCTAAAGATGAGCAGTTTAGCAAGATCTAAAACCCCACAAGCCTCTAGGGGTGGCACTAGTCAGAGAAGGCTTATTTGAGaaatctaaagaacaaaacaaaacctttttttttttcttggtaggggcgaatatttttttaaaatactgagtacAGAACAGCATAACAAAGAGAGCATTCTGAACTTTTTGTCCGACTAAAAATATAGACTGTACTTAAAAATCAGCAACAGGTATACATAATTTCAGATGTGTTCCTGAAATGCCAAATTTTATACTACAGGCATCATTTGTAGAGCTCACTTTCTTATGTAGCAAATGCATTGTAAAATCAGCACTTTGGTTATTTAAATAACCATTCCAAAGGTACTTGCTTTGTAAACAGCGTTTTGAAGTGAATTCTAAAGGGCTCAaagcaggcatttaaaaatattattgaaagtatGAAACGGCTCTGTTTACAGATTAGAATTTTTGAacataatgtttcattttaatgtaacacAAGATTACAGGATTTGACTTGGAAGAACATCCTTAGAGATCATCTTGTCCGACTTGAAATTCAAATCTTGACGAGTATTAGCTCAACTCCAAACCCGTCCGGGCCTATGCATCTCTCTTTTTAAGCGAGACCGGCTGAACACCGGATCCCCTCTCCAGTTTTGGAGCGCAAAATGAGCAGGTTCTCAAAGATGGGTGTAGGTACTTCTAAGAAATCATCCAGTTTGTCCCTCTGGCCACTCCTGTGGTGTCCGGGAATCAAAAATCTAAGTGTTGCTTCCAACACGTTGAGAAACCACGACCGCTCTCAGTAACGATCCGGATGCCTCACCGCATCTACAGAAAATCCTTTTCCTCATTTGACAGGACATTCCTGCTCCCTAGAAATCGCTCCCTTTGGTGGAGCCCAGCGGTGTCCGAGAGCAGCAGCCGCAACCCCTTGGCTgcccccagtcctctccaggGCTCGCTTGGTGGGATTCGGCCAAGGGTGGCTTGAGTCACGTGGTGGCGAGGGGACAGGGGAAGAGATCCTCGCCCCGCGAGCCCCTCAGACCAGAAGCGACCCGACCAACACCAGGCAGGCCCCTTCCTGTGAAGTTAGAGACTCGATGATCCGGCATGGATCTCAGTTCATTTAATGAGCCCCTCGACCCCCCAGCACCCGCCCCGCCGTTCCTCAGAGGCCTGCCTCTCCTCAGGGGTCCTGTATCCCCCGGGGGTGGCGACTGACGACGCTCAGAAGGCGAGAAACGGCTCCCTAAGCCGCTCGCTGGGTCCCTCTCACCCCACAATGCACCGGGGCCAGCAGGAAGGCCGCTCCAACCCCTAATTTTCCCGCGAATTCAGTTCAAAGAGGCGGCAGGGCCCGCGGTCAGCAGCGCGCACGGGCCAACCAAGGTGCGCCTGCGCGAGAAGCGCCTCCGCGTGACTGACGGGGGAATGCGCGGGCCAACAGGCTGGGCATCAGAGCGCCGGGCGGGGGAAGTGAGCGGTCTCCCGAGCGGAGCGGGGCTCTCAGGAGGagacactttttttcccctccctccttcccctcctctcctcctcccttcccttcccctcccctcccctcgcctcTCTCGTCCTTCCCCCCTCGGTCCGCCGGAGCCTTCTGGGGCGAGCGGTTGGTATTGCCGGCGCTTACTCTCTGGGGCCGCCCGGCGGGTAGCTGGcgtgggggaggaggcaggaacCGCGAGGGCGCCTCAGGAGCacggcggtgggggagggggcggctcgGGGCCCTGCGCGGCGTCCGGGGGAGGCGGCTTCGGGGGTTCAGTGGCGGCGGCGTCAGGCGGCAAATCCAGTGGTGGGGGCTGTGGAGGCGGCGGTGGTTacctggcctcctcctcttcctccgtgGCGGCAGCGGCGGGGGCCGCGGTGTTACCGGTGAAGAAGCCGAAAATGGAGCACGTCCAGGCTGACCACGAGCTTTTTCTCCAGGCCTTTGAGAGTGAGTGTGATGAaggctttgagggcaggaatcCCCACTCTTGCAGCGTTAGGGGGCCGGGACACTCGTGCTGGGACCCCCTTCCTCACCGGGAGTCGGTTTGATTCGGGAGTGGAGGGCGAAATTGAGGGGGCCATTCCGCCTTCCGGGGTTATGGCTCGAGGGGGCCCGAAGTCTAGGGCCTTTGAGGGAGGTGGATTGGGGGTCCAGGTGAGGTTCGTGCCTCGCCGAAGATTTACACGCGAGCTGAGGCATGGTGCCCCGCGTTGAGAGCAGGCTGCTTTTTAGGTGGGGAGGTCACAGTTGGACTGTACAGTTGGATCTACCGTCAGATCCCAGGACTagttcttgctttctttcatgcCTTCCATACTCTAGAAGTACAAGGCTGTCGGTTGTAGGGTTAGAGGAGCCAAATTAAGCCTGTGAAGAGAGGAGTGCAGTAAAATCGACCAAATTGTCATTAGTCTGAAATGCCTTCGCACTAACTTGGTGCATTAACATGGCACCGTTTGATGCTCTACACCTTTCACATCTTTCCACCTGTTTCATGGGTACGTAAACTGAGACAGGCAGTGTTTAAGCATCTTATTTCTCTCTAGACGATCTCGGATTTCTGTCCGTTTGTAGTTGTCTTCATTTCGGGACATTTTCtgatgtcagtttctgtttttaaggTCTGTTTCGAGGGCAAAGCTACGACTTAATTTGGGAAGGGGGCAAGGTGTCTGGAAAGgagcaataaaatatataagaaatgtcaTGACTGTGAGTAAGCTGAACTGTTCTTGAATGAATATTACATCCTGatggttttcctctttgcttttgtaTGGATGTTGTAATTTGGATGACCTTTAATAGCTAGATATCTTACAGAGACTTGAAAAAACTCAGCTCTACCACTCAGTgtctttatttacaattttttttgtggCATATGTTAAGGGCTTGGTATCAGCTGTTCTTGGAAAGATGTATTACGTTGTTTAATacccttctttcattctctctcattaGTGCTTCATGAAATTCTAATTGGATTTTAATACAAGGAATTTCGGTTTTTATTGAAATTCGTATGGAACCTGCTTGAGAAAGATTCACATTATTCTAGCGTTTGTTCAATATACTTTCAGAAATCTGGAGAGGCTTTCAGTTGGAAATATGGTGGAGAACTACAGCACAGTGATGACAGTAAACATACATGTTTGCAGCCTTTCTAAAGCATCTCATCtccttttagtttatttgaaactaaaactaaactaaCTGAAGAttaagtggaaatttaaaaaattctttccataTGTAGTGAGAAGACAAATCCTGCAAGAAAGTTTTagctgttttgctttttggatgAGTGTACTTCAGAGAGATGAACTGTCATTAAGAGTTAGATATGGTCACAAAACAACTTGATTGTTCTCTAATATTGATCTTAGTTTCTGAGAAGTTTATATGCTTTGATGTATTTACTAATATAGTTAGTCATATTAGGTCATTTTTATACcgctttatttaaagaaacataatacTAACAGGTCATTAATGTAACTGCTATTATGgtacttgtatataaaatattttctatctgtaaCCTAAGTCCTTTATAACAGATTTTAACTAAACAGCATTAAAAACACTGTGGGAAtctggtactttaaaaatatgtgttgaggCAGTATTTACATACTGAGGTAATATTTACACTGAGCAAAGTAGAAACCTGAACTATAACTAGCAGTATTCATCGAAAATTTTAGCTAATTTATGTCTTGGATTTCACTTTGATTATATCTGTATTAGGACATCTATCCAGGTAACGGGTTTTTTCCATTTCGGCTTACTACTGTACAGACTTTTGAAAAGACCAgttaaaatgtgaacattttattttcttatttggcttCAATAAAGAGTTCCTTTACTGAATCCAACTCCTTCACCTTAGCTACATTTTAGAAGGAGATGGgttataaatagttttaattaaataaattaaatgaatataactacttcttttcagttcttcataCAGCTAGTTTAAAAATAGCTACCTTAGAAATGCAAGGTTTAAGAACTAGATTGTAGAGAAACTTAAAGTAAATGTAGATGCATTTTGTGAATGTATGCTGTAGATTGAATGTCTTTTGATCTGATCGTGcttacttattttcttgatgtaaATGTTCACTACATAGTTTCCATAATAGGTTATGGGTTTATATATTGGTTTATATAACATGGTCTGGGTTGGTATTTTCTTAACAATTTaagtaataagtaaatttagataactttggattttgtttctgttacctAGAACCAACACAGATCTATAGGTTTCTTCGAACGCGAAATCTTATAGCGCGGTAAGTAATCAACAAAATttactgatattatttttttcctagaatttcacctatttaattttaatattttaactttttttatagcCAGTATTTTTGCATAGAACTCTTACTTACATGTCTCATCGAAACTCCAGAACAAACATCAAAAGGTACATTTTATGAATCTTATTTCAAGTTGTTCAAAccatgttaaaattttgttttaaagtatgatttctaatgaaagattaaatatgaaaactgaggtgaaagAGTGAATTGGttgcaaagtgatttttaatagtATCATTTCTGTAAATCCCAGTTGATTGCCAGTTTTTTCCTAACAAGTGATTTGGTAATGGAGTAAATGAAGTGATTTTACTGACTAATGTTTTTTACTCTGTGCTAATAGTTATTTTCAAGTTTGGTAGAAGTTGAGGATTTAAGTATTTACTAAAGGGCTCATGGGAACTATCTTTGATACATAAATTTAACAGTTAATGTCTGAATATTTCTTATATGTTCTAACAATAAAGAATTCACTTCTATGAGGATAGGTTCAGAAAGTCTCATTTTATGTCTTTGGTGGTTGTCTTATTAAAAGGGAAATACTTTTGAAGTCAGTAGGAGGAATGTCTTTAAAAACTTCTTAATCTTAATCACCTAGTCTTAAAGTGGAATCTGAAGGTGTCAGAGAGCTTGTTTTTGCTCTGTAACATTTAACCGTATATAATTATAGAATGGTAGTTTCTTGTTCTGCACCCATGACTATTTACTGAGCATATCAAGTGAACAACTTTACATTTAAAGGAGGGAACCTCTActaagcatttggtattgtcatagTTTTGACTTAGTAAAACCATTAAGCTTTTCAATAAACTTTGAAACTAAACTCCTTTGGAGACTCCTACTGGTTATTAAATAAGCACCGCTTTTTTTACAGCAAGACATAGTTTAGCTTTGTAGATATATCTAGATGTATTTTGAAGGATTGAAACGTTAAAACTATTTGTCTTCTGGTAATCTTTCTgaatcgagagagagagagagagagagagagagagagagagagagcgagagagagagagagagagcgagagcgagagagcgCACATTGCATTTA
This DNA window, taken from Kogia breviceps isolate mKogBre1 chromosome 11, mKogBre1 haplotype 1, whole genome shotgun sequence, encodes the following:
- the LOC131765796 gene encoding LOW QUALITY PROTEIN: polycomb protein SUZ12-like (The sequence of the model RefSeq protein was modified relative to this genomic sequence to represent the inferred CDS: inserted 1 base in 1 codon; substituted 1 base at 1 genomic stop codon), producing the protein MPHRIYRKSFSSFDRTFLLPRNRSLWWSPAVSESSSRNPLAAPSPLQGSLEACLSSGVLYPPGVATDDAQKFKEAAGPAVSSAHGPTKVRLREKRLRVTDGGMRGPTGWASERRAGEVSAGVGEEAGTARAPQEHGGGGGGGSGPCAASGGGGFGGSVAAASGGKSSGGGCGGGGGYLASSSSSVAAAAGAAVLPVKKPKMEHVQADHELFLQAFEKPTQIYRFLRTRNLIARXPVFLHRTLTYMSHRNSRTNIKRKTFKVDDMLSKVEKMKGEQKSHSLSTHLQLTFTGFFHKNDKPSQNSENEQNSVTLEVLLVKVCHKKGKDVRCPIRQVPTGKKQVPLNPDLNQTKPGNFPSLAVSSNEFEPSNSHMVKSYSLLFRVTCPGRREFNGMINGETNENIDVNEELAARRKRNREDGXKTFVAQMTVFDKNRWSQGTELIYLSCVAASH